Proteins encoded in a region of the Ruegeria sp. AD91A genome:
- the pgsA gene encoding CDP-diacylglycerol--glycerol-3-phosphate 3-phosphatidyltransferase: protein MKWNLPNLLTVLRLLAAPGLAVMFLYFTRPYADWFALILFLSAAITDWFDGYLARAWKQETKIGAMLDPIADKAMVVIALMILVGYSTEHWTPWLVLPATVILFREVFVSGLREYLGDVAGTLKVTKLAKWKTTAQMVAIAVLFSQGIFEHYAVMASFGMDAELVEQIIAGQVEDVNHLRLNVDGMYWAGQVGLWLLWIAATLTLITGYDYLRKAMPHLKES from the coding sequence ATGAAGTGGAATTTACCCAATCTCCTGACTGTGCTGCGCCTGCTGGCCGCGCCCGGACTGGCTGTTATGTTTTTGTATTTCACCCGTCCCTATGCGGACTGGTTTGCACTGATCCTGTTTCTGTCAGCGGCGATTACCGATTGGTTCGATGGGTATCTGGCCCGCGCATGGAAGCAGGAGACCAAAATCGGAGCGATGCTGGATCCGATCGCCGACAAGGCCATGGTGGTGATCGCGCTTATGATCCTTGTGGGCTATTCGACCGAGCACTGGACACCGTGGCTTGTTCTTCCTGCAACCGTGATCCTGTTTCGTGAAGTTTTTGTGTCGGGCCTGCGGGAATACTTGGGCGATGTGGCCGGCACGCTCAAAGTCACCAAACTGGCCAAATGGAAGACCACGGCCCAGATGGTCGCCATCGCAGTTCTGTTTTCGCAGGGTATCTTTGAGCACTATGCCGTGATGGCGAGTTTTGGTATGGATGCCGAGCTGGTCGAGCAAATCATTGCGGGTCAGGTCGAAGACGTGAACCACCTGCGCTTGAATGTCGATGGCATGTACTGGGCTGGTCAGGTTGGGCTGTGGCTGTTGTGGATCGCCGCAACGCTAACATTGATCACCGGCTATGATTATCTACGTAAAGCCATGCCTCATCTGAAGGAGAGCTAA
- the moaD gene encoding molybdopterin converting factor subunit 1 → MDVLYFAWVRERIGLPKEKVETQAATVSDLVAELSAREDRYAAAFADLSALRVALDQELSEFDASLAGVREVAFFPPMTGG, encoded by the coding sequence ATGGATGTTCTTTATTTCGCATGGGTGCGCGAACGCATCGGCTTGCCAAAAGAAAAGGTCGAAACGCAAGCGGCCACAGTTAGCGACCTGGTGGCTGAACTGAGCGCTCGGGAAGACCGCTACGCCGCGGCGTTTGCCGATTTGTCCGCCCTTCGCGTCGCGTTGGATCAAGAGCTGTCGGAATTCGATGCTTCGCTGGCAGGAGTTCGGGAAGTTGCGTTTTTCCCACCGATGACGGGCGGTTGA
- the uvrC gene encoding excinuclease ABC subunit UvrC — MTIDSESSLSGYACIQRHVKTLDSSPGVYRMLDADSRVLYVGKARNLKARVSNYTRPGHSGRIEKMIAATASMMFLTTRTETEALLLEQNLIKQLKPKYNVLLRDDKSFPNILVAKDHDFPQIKKHRGAKKEKGAYFGPFASAGAVNRTLNQLQKAFLLRNCSDSMFDSRTRPCLLYQIKRCSGPCVGLISEEDYRESVKDAERFLSGRSTKVQEELAEQMMAASEAMEFERAAGLRDRIRALTQVQTSQGINPRGVAEADVIGLYMDSGQACVQVFFIRANQNWGNKDFYPRVGPDVSSAEVMEAFLGQFYDNKEPPRQLILSDGIENVDLMQQALAEKAGRKVEILVPRRGEKHELVAGALRNAREALARRMSESATQAKLLRGLAEAFELDGPPGRIEVYDNSHIQGTNAVGGMIVAGPEGFMKNAYRKFNIRGDDLTPGDDFGMMKEVLNRRFTRLQKEDPDRDKGLWPDLLLIDGGAGQVSAVHEIMVEHGVEDISMVGVAKGVDRDHGKEEFHRIGQRPFALKRNDPVLYFIQRLRDEAHRFAIGTHRAKRAKAVGATPLDEIPGVGAARKRALLAHFGSAKAVSRANLADLKAVEGISAGLAQKVYDFFHDKV, encoded by the coding sequence ATGACTATCGACAGCGAATCGTCCCTTTCCGGCTATGCCTGCATTCAGCGCCATGTAAAAACGCTGGACAGTTCTCCGGGTGTTTACCGCATGCTCGATGCCGACAGCCGGGTTCTGTACGTCGGAAAAGCTCGAAACCTCAAGGCACGGGTGTCGAATTACACACGTCCGGGTCATTCGGGTCGGATCGAAAAGATGATCGCCGCGACGGCTTCGATGATGTTTTTGACCACGCGAACCGAGACCGAGGCATTGCTGCTGGAGCAGAACCTGATCAAGCAGCTCAAGCCGAAATACAATGTATTGTTGCGGGATGACAAAAGCTTTCCGAACATACTGGTCGCCAAGGATCATGACTTTCCGCAGATCAAGAAACACCGCGGGGCGAAGAAGGAAAAAGGAGCCTATTTCGGTCCCTTTGCCAGCGCAGGTGCGGTGAACCGGACATTGAATCAATTGCAAAAAGCGTTCCTGCTGCGCAACTGCTCGGATTCGATGTTCGACAGCCGAACACGGCCTTGCCTGCTGTATCAGATCAAGCGTTGCTCCGGGCCGTGTGTTGGCCTGATCTCGGAGGAGGATTACCGTGAAAGCGTGAAGGATGCTGAACGCTTCCTGTCGGGTCGCTCGACCAAGGTACAGGAGGAGCTGGCCGAGCAGATGATGGCTGCGTCCGAGGCGATGGAGTTCGAACGCGCCGCCGGTCTGCGTGACCGTATCCGGGCGCTGACGCAGGTGCAGACCTCTCAGGGTATCAACCCGCGCGGTGTTGCTGAGGCGGACGTGATCGGCCTTTACATGGACAGCGGTCAGGCCTGTGTGCAGGTGTTTTTCATCCGTGCGAACCAGAACTGGGGCAACAAGGATTTCTATCCGCGCGTCGGGCCGGATGTTTCATCTGCCGAAGTGATGGAGGCCTTTCTGGGTCAGTTCTACGACAACAAGGAACCGCCGCGACAGTTGATCCTGTCGGACGGAATCGAAAACGTTGATCTGATGCAGCAGGCGTTGGCTGAAAAAGCCGGGCGCAAGGTCGAAATCCTTGTGCCGCGACGTGGCGAAAAACATGAACTGGTTGCCGGCGCTTTGCGCAACGCACGCGAGGCTCTGGCCCGCCGCATGTCGGAAAGCGCCACGCAGGCAAAGCTGTTGCGCGGGCTGGCCGAGGCGTTCGAACTGGACGGTCCGCCGGGTCGGATTGAGGTCTACGACAACTCTCACATTCAAGGCACCAACGCGGTTGGCGGCATGATCGTAGCGGGCCCAGAGGGGTTCATGAAAAACGCCTACCGCAAGTTCAACATTCGCGGAGATGACCTCACACCGGGTGACGACTTTGGCATGATGAAAGAGGTACTGAACCGTCGTTTCACCAGATTGCAAAAGGAAGACCCGGATCGCGACAAAGGGCTGTGGCCTGACCTGCTGCTGATTGATGGCGGTGCCGGGCAGGTAAGCGCCGTGCATGAGATCATGGTCGAACATGGGGTCGAAGACATTTCCATGGTCGGCGTCGCCAAAGGGGTCGACCGCGATCACGGCAAGGAAGAGTTTCACCGGATCGGCCAGCGCCCATTTGCGCTGAAACGAAACGATCCGGTACTGTATTTCATTCAACGCTTAAGGGATGAGGCGCACCGGTTTGCCATCGGCACCCATCGCGCAAAGCGGGCAAAGGCCGTAGGTGCGACACCGCTGGACGAGATCCCCGGTGTCGGGGCGGCACGCAAACGTGCTCTGCTGGCTCATTTCGGCAGCGCCAAAGCCGTCAGCCGGGCCAATCTGGCCGATCTGAAAGCGGTCGAAGGGATCTCGGCCGGTTTGGCGCAGAAGGTTTACGACTTCTTTCACGACAAGGTCTAG
- a CDS encoding CaiB/BaiF CoA-transferase family protein has protein sequence MLNGIRIVEIEGLGPGPFAAMQLADLGADVITIHRKGQAVTPGMPNRSLLDRGKRSIALDLKDTDDLATARRLIDTADALIEGFRPGVMEKLGLGPDLCLTRNPKLIYGRMTGWGQDGPLADTAGHDLNYIALSGALWYASLPDQPPQTPATLVGDIGGGAMYLVTGILAGLINAQRTGKGTVVDAAIYDGSAHMMNLLMTMRQTGNLSETRGQSLLDGPHWSRTYTCADGGFVSVQCLEPKFYARFLEILDLSHDPAFQQQYTRKFWPDLTRRLAEIFASRPREHWAKLFDRSDACVAPVLSPDEAATHPMNTARLSWRETDGTLQAAAAPRFSTHQWHPKPSPSRGQHTAEILNELRDPKSA, from the coding sequence ATGCTGAATGGAATACGTATTGTCGAAATCGAAGGGCTGGGCCCCGGCCCGTTTGCCGCCATGCAGCTTGCTGATCTGGGCGCCGACGTCATCACGATCCATCGCAAAGGCCAGGCTGTAACCCCGGGCATGCCGAACCGCTCGCTTCTGGACCGCGGCAAACGATCTATCGCACTTGATCTGAAGGACACTGACGATCTGGCGACCGCCCGCCGCCTGATTGACACAGCAGACGCACTGATCGAAGGCTTCCGCCCCGGCGTGATGGAAAAGCTGGGTCTTGGCCCGGATCTTTGCCTGACCCGCAACCCGAAACTGATATATGGTCGCATGACAGGCTGGGGGCAGGATGGTCCATTGGCTGACACAGCCGGACATGACTTGAATTACATCGCTTTGTCCGGCGCGCTCTGGTACGCCTCTCTTCCTGATCAGCCGCCTCAAACCCCGGCCACTTTGGTCGGTGATATTGGCGGAGGAGCCATGTATCTCGTCACGGGCATCCTGGCAGGCTTGATCAACGCACAAAGAACCGGAAAAGGCACCGTGGTTGACGCCGCCATCTACGACGGCTCGGCCCATATGATGAACCTTCTTATGACCATGCGCCAAACCGGAAACCTGTCTGAAACCCGCGGCCAAAGCCTGTTGGACGGCCCGCATTGGAGCCGAACTTACACCTGCGCAGACGGCGGATTTGTTTCGGTCCAATGCCTCGAACCGAAATTCTACGCCCGATTCCTGGAAATTCTGGACTTGTCCCATGACCCGGCGTTCCAGCAACAATACACCCGCAAATTCTGGCCGGACCTGACCCGGCGCCTGGCAGAAATCTTCGCGTCCAGGCCGCGCGAACATTGGGCCAAACTGTTCGACAGGTCAGACGCCTGCGTCGCCCCGGTTCTCAGTCCCGATGAGGCCGCAACCCATCCGATGAATACTGCTCGTCTATCCTGGCGCGAGACAGACGGAACCTTGCAGGCCGCCGCCGCCCCGCGCTTCTCCACACACCAATGGCATCCGAAACCCAGCCCGTCGCGCGGACAACACACCGCCGAGATCCTGAACGAACTCCGAGACCCCAAAAGCGCCTGA
- a CDS encoding SDR family oxidoreductase: MTRALVTGAGIRLGRAMALYLAGRGFDVAVHYASSEGPAQETAAEVQALGRQSVALQTDLLDEAQVQALLPKAAEALGGPITCLVNNASIFEYDNIRTATRQSWDRHLDSNLRAPFVLTQAMADQGLSVGADENGEPLATGLIVNMVDMRVRKLTPEFMSYTIAKMGLWTLTRTAAQALSPTIRVNAIGPGPTMQGHRQSEEHFQAQRSNTVLERGSNLSDITAALGYFLDAHAVTGQLLCVDGGQHLGWKTPDVLGVE, translated from the coding sequence ATGACCCGAGCTTTAGTGACCGGTGCCGGTATTCGTCTGGGCCGGGCCATGGCGCTGTATCTGGCGGGTCGTGGTTTTGATGTGGCCGTGCACTACGCCTCGTCCGAAGGCCCGGCGCAGGAGACAGCGGCAGAGGTGCAGGCGCTTGGCCGTCAATCCGTGGCCCTGCAGACCGATCTGCTGGACGAGGCTCAGGTTCAGGCGCTGTTGCCCAAAGCGGCAGAGGCGCTGGGCGGGCCGATCACCTGTCTGGTGAACAACGCGTCGATCTTTGAATATGACAACATCCGCACGGCAACCCGGCAAAGCTGGGATCGACATCTCGACAGCAACCTGCGTGCGCCCTTTGTTCTGACGCAGGCAATGGCGGATCAGGGGCTGAGCGTTGGCGCAGATGAAAATGGCGAACCGCTCGCAACCGGCCTTATCGTCAACATGGTGGACATGCGAGTGCGTAAATTGACGCCCGAGTTCATGTCATACACCATCGCGAAAATGGGTCTGTGGACGCTGACCCGAACGGCGGCGCAGGCATTGTCTCCGACGATCCGCGTCAACGCGATCGGGCCGGGTCCAACGATGCAGGGTCACCGCCAAAGCGAAGAACATTTTCAGGCACAGCGTTCCAATACCGTGTTGGAGCGGGGGTCCAACCTGTCTGACATAACTGCCGCGCTTGGGTATTTTCTGGATGCACACGCGGTTACCGGGCAGCTTTTATGTGTGGATGGTGGTCAGCATCTGGGTTGGAAAACTCCGGATGTTTTGGGCGTAGAATAA
- a CDS encoding ABC transporter permease, which yields MNWTAIAAIYRFEMARFFRTLAQSFLSPVLSTSLYFVVFGTAIGSRIQEVEGVSYGAFIVPGLIMLSVVMLSISNASFGIYFPKFLGTIYELLSAPVNFIEIVIGYVGAAATKALFVGLVILVTATFFVDIRIEHPFAMAAFLILSCLSFSLLGFIIGIWASNFEQMSLVPQLVVTPLIFLGGTFYSISMLPPLWQTITLFNPVVYLISGFRWSFYGLADVPIVFSLLAIVAFTGLCLAVIGWIFKTGWRIRS from the coding sequence ATGAACTGGACCGCGATCGCTGCCATCTACCGGTTTGAAATGGCCCGTTTCTTCCGCACTCTGGCACAGAGTTTTCTGTCGCCGGTTCTGTCTACGTCGCTTTATTTCGTGGTGTTTGGCACCGCCATCGGCAGCCGTATCCAAGAGGTCGAGGGCGTTTCATACGGTGCGTTCATTGTGCCGGGGCTGATCATGTTGTCGGTGGTGATGCTGTCGATTTCAAACGCGTCGTTCGGAATTTACTTCCCCAAGTTTCTGGGCACCATCTACGAGTTGTTATCCGCTCCGGTCAATTTCATCGAGATCGTGATCGGATATGTCGGTGCCGCCGCAACCAAGGCGCTGTTTGTGGGGTTGGTGATATTGGTCACTGCGACGTTTTTCGTCGATATTCGGATCGAGCATCCATTCGCCATGGCCGCGTTTCTGATCCTGTCCTGTCTCAGCTTTTCGTTGCTGGGATTCATCATCGGGATCTGGGCCAGCAACTTCGAGCAGATGTCGTTGGTGCCGCAGTTGGTGGTGACGCCACTGATCTTTCTGGGGGGTACGTTTTATTCGATCTCGATGCTGCCGCCATTGTGGCAGACCATCACGCTGTTCAATCCCGTGGTCTATCTGATTTCGGGTTTCCGCTGGTCCTTTTACGGGCTGGCAGATGTGCCGATTGTTTTCAGTCTTCTTGCCATTGTCGCTTTTACAGGTCTGTGCCTGGCGGTCATCGGTTGGATCTTCAAAACCGGTTGGCGCATTCGCAGCTGA
- a CDS encoding DMT family transporter, translated as MTAHIQTDARSNMIGSLWMITAMAGFALEDALLKAASAALPIWQVLVLFGVGGSVIFAAVALARGHRLLHPDVLSRPMKIRVLFEVFGRLFYVLAIALSPLSSATVILQATPLVVVAGAALFFGETVGWRRWSAIFVGMIGVVVILQPTGDSFSLLSILAVLGMLGFAGRDLASRAAPATLGTEVLGFYGFLSIIVAGVACRFWEGAPMVSLSVHTSLHLTGAVLMGVMAYASLMKAMRTGEVSAVTPFRYTRLLFGIGLGVAVFGESLDPTMWIGSALIVVSGLYILWRGRRA; from the coding sequence ATGACAGCGCATATTCAAACCGACGCCCGATCAAACATGATCGGCAGCCTCTGGATGATCACCGCGATGGCGGGCTTTGCGCTGGAGGATGCGTTGCTGAAAGCCGCCTCAGCCGCACTCCCGATATGGCAGGTTCTGGTTCTTTTTGGTGTGGGTGGGTCCGTGATATTTGCTGCGGTGGCTTTGGCGCGCGGGCATCGGTTGCTGCACCCTGACGTTCTGTCCCGCCCGATGAAAATTCGAGTACTTTTCGAGGTCTTTGGTCGATTGTTTTACGTTCTGGCCATTGCTCTGAGCCCTTTGTCCTCGGCTACGGTGATTCTGCAAGCCACGCCTCTGGTCGTTGTTGCAGGCGCCGCGTTGTTCTTTGGCGAGACAGTCGGTTGGCGGCGTTGGAGCGCTATCTTTGTCGGCATGATCGGCGTCGTCGTCATCCTGCAACCCACCGGAGACAGTTTTTCGCTGCTGTCGATACTGGCAGTGCTGGGAATGCTGGGATTTGCCGGACGTGATCTGGCCAGCCGCGCAGCACCTGCCACGCTTGGAACCGAAGTCCTAGGGTTTTACGGCTTCCTCAGCATCATCGTGGCCGGCGTGGCCTGTCGGTTTTGGGAGGGCGCGCCGATGGTCTCACTCAGCGTGCACACAAGCCTGCACCTAACCGGGGCGGTGCTGATGGGGGTAATGGCTTATGCGTCGCTGATGAAGGCCATGCGCACGGGCGAAGTGTCTGCCGTGACCCCGTTCCGGTACACCCGACTATTGTTCGGCATCGGGTTGGGTGTGGCAGTGTTCGGTGAAAGCCTGGACCCTACCATGTGGATCGGCAGCGCGCTGATCGTTGTCTCGGGCCTCTATATCCTGTGGCGGGGTCGGCGTGCCTAG
- a CDS encoding molybdenum cofactor biosynthesis protein MoaE: MRIAVQEEAFDLGAEANAFAAGDDSNGAIVTFTGVVRDLASGDLDVMEIEHYPGMTERALTKIAQEAKDRWSLGDVLVIHRHGRLAPGDKIMMVATAAPHRKDAFEAAEYLMDYLKSRAPFWKKEITRSGAEWVAAKEQDEDALTRW; this comes from the coding sequence ATGCGGATCGCGGTTCAGGAAGAGGCATTTGATCTGGGGGCAGAGGCCAATGCTTTTGCCGCCGGGGATGATTCCAACGGGGCCATCGTTACTTTCACCGGCGTTGTGCGCGACCTTGCAAGCGGTGATCTGGATGTGATGGAGATCGAGCATTATCCGGGTATGACCGAGCGCGCCCTGACCAAGATCGCCCAAGAGGCCAAGGATCGTTGGTCGTTGGGCGATGTGCTGGTGATTCATCGTCATGGACGTCTGGCACCGGGCGACAAGATCATGATGGTGGCCACGGCGGCACCGCACCGCAAGGATGCGTTTGAAGCGGCGGAGTATCTGATGGATTATCTGAAATCGCGTGCGCCGTTCTGGAAGAAAGAAATCACCCGTTCCGGCGCGGAATGGGTCGCGGCCAAAGAACAGGACGAAGACGCGTTGACCCGCTGGTAG
- a CDS encoding ABC transporter ATP-binding protein: MTTILSIKDLRKSYADGFEALKGVSLDIEEGEILALLGPNGAGKTTLISTICGITNPTSGVVTVGGHDIQSDYRAARRMIGLVPQEIALEPFEKVRNTVRLSRGLFGLGKDNARIEEILRKLSLWDKRNNAIKELSGGMKRRVLIAKALAHEPRVLFLDEPTAGVDVELRKDMWELVAELKRDGVTIILTTHYIEEAEAIADRVGVIDKGELLLVQDKATLMSQMGKKQIEVMLTEPIARIPDSLASHNLALNGAGDCLIYTYDTHADRTGITTLLNDVSEAGLVLRDVQTRQSSLEEIFVNLVSGEAA, translated from the coding sequence ATGACGACCATTTTGTCCATCAAAGATCTTCGCAAATCTTACGCCGATGGGTTCGAGGCCCTGAAGGGTGTGTCTCTGGATATTGAAGAGGGCGAGATACTTGCGCTTCTGGGACCAAATGGCGCCGGGAAGACAACCCTGATTTCGACGATTTGCGGGATAACAAACCCGACCTCGGGGGTGGTCACAGTTGGTGGACATGACATCCAGTCCGATTATCGCGCAGCGCGCAGGATGATCGGGCTTGTGCCGCAAGAGATCGCGTTGGAACCATTTGAAAAGGTCAGGAACACGGTTCGGTTGTCGCGCGGGCTGTTCGGGCTTGGCAAGGACAACGCGCGGATCGAAGAGATTCTGCGCAAGCTGTCCCTATGGGACAAGCGCAACAACGCGATCAAGGAATTGTCCGGTGGCATGAAGCGGAGGGTGCTCATTGCCAAGGCCCTGGCCCATGAGCCTCGGGTGCTTTTTCTGGACGAGCCGACTGCCGGAGTGGATGTCGAGTTGCGCAAGGATATGTGGGAGCTTGTGGCGGAACTGAAACGGGACGGTGTCACCATCATTCTGACCACCCATTATATTGAAGAAGCAGAAGCGATTGCGGATCGTGTCGGCGTCATCGACAAGGGAGAACTTTTGCTGGTGCAGGACAAAGCCACACTCATGTCGCAGATGGGTAAAAAGCAGATCGAAGTCATGCTGACCGAACCCATCGCTCGGATTCCCGACAGTCTGGCCAGCCACAATCTTGCCCTCAATGGCGCGGGTGATTGCCTGATCTATACCTACGATACCCACGCGGATCGTACCGGCATAACGACCTTGCTGAATGACGTGTCCGAGGCCGGTTTGGTGTTGCGCGACGTGCAGACCAGGCAATCAAGCCTGGAAGAGATTTTCGTCAATCTGGTATCCGGAGAGGCCGCATGA
- a CDS encoding calcium/sodium antiporter — MTTWLLSGLGLLILLLAGDALVRGAVNLSLRLGVPALIVSLTIVAFGTSAPELLIAISALKENAPGIALGNVVGSNTANILLVLGLPALLATIHTSECNSRRNYVFMLMATVLFIGLAFCGTFTVFSGLILLAALGLVLTNAFREAKAHRKACGEACAEDDELEGLEEADPDMPYWKVSIYLILGLVGLPMGAHLLVDNATTIAKTYGVSETVIGLTLIAVGTSLPELATTLMAALRRQADVALGNVIGSNMFNLLAIIGIATWFGRIPVTPEFLRFDLWVMLGASLLLVPFVFLKQDISRVWGLVLTFLYVLYVTVLLV, encoded by the coding sequence ATCACCACATGGCTGCTGTCTGGTCTTGGCCTGTTGATCCTGCTGCTGGCAGGCGATGCCTTGGTGCGTGGTGCTGTGAATCTGAGCCTGCGTCTCGGCGTCCCGGCGCTGATCGTCAGCCTGACGATTGTAGCCTTTGGTACGTCGGCACCCGAGTTGCTTATTGCGATCAGCGCGTTGAAAGAGAACGCGCCCGGTATCGCGCTGGGCAACGTTGTCGGATCGAACACGGCCAACATCCTGTTGGTTCTTGGCCTGCCCGCATTGCTGGCAACGATTCACACCAGTGAATGCAACAGCCGCAGGAACTATGTGTTCATGCTGATGGCGACGGTTCTGTTCATCGGGCTGGCTTTTTGCGGCACGTTCACCGTCTTCAGTGGCCTGATCCTGCTGGCGGCTTTGGGTCTGGTTCTTACGAATGCCTTTCGTGAGGCAAAGGCACATCGCAAGGCCTGTGGTGAGGCATGCGCGGAGGATGACGAACTGGAAGGTCTGGAAGAAGCTGACCCGGACATGCCCTACTGGAAGGTATCGATTTACCTGATCCTGGGCCTGGTGGGACTTCCGATGGGTGCCCATTTGCTGGTGGACAACGCGACCACGATTGCGAAAACTTATGGAGTCAGCGAAACGGTCATCGGCCTGACCCTTATCGCGGTAGGAACCTCTTTGCCCGAACTTGCGACGACGCTTATGGCCGCACTGCGCAGACAAGCCGATGTCGCGCTGGGTAACGTGATCGGTTCGAACATGTTCAACCTTCTGGCCATCATCGGGATCGCAACCTGGTTTGGTCGCATACCAGTTACCCCAGAGTTCTTGCGGTTCGACTTGTGGGTCATGCTGGGCGCATCGCTGCTTCTGGTTCCGTTTGTGTTCCTCAAACAGGACATCTCGCGCGTCTGGGGGTTGGTGTTGACTTTTCTTTATGTGCTTTATGTCACCGTATTGCTGGTGTGA
- the hemE gene encoding uroporphyrinogen decarboxylase: MAETKKLLRALAGEVQNVPPIWMMRQAGRYLPEYRATRAQAGDFLSLCYNPELAAEVTLQPIRRYGFDAAILFADILLVPQALGADLWFVTGEGPRLSTITKQSEFDALKPVDAIHDTLSPVYETVRILSRELPSETSLIGFAGAPWTVATYMIAGRGTPDQGPAHALREGNTALFEALLDRITVATIEYLSAQIDAGAEVVKIFDSWAGSLKGEAFRKYAVEPCRVITQAIKERHPGIPVIGFPREAGDGYIGFAKSTGVDCVALDNSVSPEWAAEKVQVDGCVQGNLASSHMVTGGQALVDETRRIIEAFSKGPHIFNLGHGITPDADPENVQLMIDTVRGG; the protein is encoded by the coding sequence ATGGCCGAGACAAAGAAACTGCTGCGGGCGCTGGCGGGTGAGGTGCAGAATGTGCCGCCGATCTGGATGATGCGTCAGGCGGGCCGGTATCTACCGGAATACCGGGCCACACGTGCCCAGGCCGGGGATTTCCTGTCTTTGTGCTATAACCCGGAACTGGCAGCAGAAGTCACCTTGCAACCAATTCGGCGCTACGGGTTTGATGCGGCGATCCTGTTTGCCGATATTCTGCTGGTGCCACAGGCGCTGGGCGCTGACCTTTGGTTCGTGACCGGCGAAGGCCCGCGTTTGTCGACCATCACGAAACAGTCCGAGTTTGACGCGTTGAAACCGGTTGACGCGATTCATGATACATTGTCACCCGTGTACGAAACGGTGCGCATTCTGTCGCGGGAATTGCCGTCCGAAACCTCCTTGATCGGATTCGCAGGCGCGCCGTGGACTGTGGCCACGTACATGATTGCAGGGCGCGGCACGCCGGATCAGGGTCCCGCCCATGCGCTGCGCGAAGGTAATACTGCTTTGTTCGAGGCGTTGTTGGATCGCATAACCGTGGCAACGATTGAATATCTGTCCGCTCAGATCGACGCCGGGGCCGAGGTGGTCAAGATATTTGACAGTTGGGCGGGGTCTTTGAAGGGCGAAGCTTTCCGCAAATACGCGGTCGAGCCGTGCCGGGTGATCACGCAAGCCATCAAGGAACGCCACCCCGGTATCCCTGTGATTGGATTTCCGCGGGAAGCAGGCGACGGGTACATAGGGTTTGCAAAGTCGACCGGCGTGGATTGCGTCGCGCTGGACAATTCCGTGTCGCCTGAATGGGCTGCTGAGAAAGTACAGGTTGATGGCTGTGTGCAAGGCAACCTTGCCTCATCGCATATGGTGACAGGTGGTCAGGCGCTGGTGGATGAAACCCGGCGCATCATTGAGGCGTTTTCCAAGGGGCCGCACATCTTCAACCTTGGGCATGGAATCACACCAGATGCAGATCCTGAGAATGTTCAGCTGATGATCGACACGGTGCGCGGCGGATAG
- a CDS encoding S49 family peptidase produces the protein MKLSLPFVKKHPCVAVVRLSGAIGMAGRGSLNDTSLAPVLEKAFRKGKPVAVALEINSPGGSPVQSSLIGARIRRLSEELDVPVIGFVEDVAASGGYWLAAAADEIWADDSSVLGSIGVISAGFGAHVFLARQGFERRVHTAGKSKSMLDPFSPEKKEDVARLQGLLGDIHENFTAHVKARRGNKLDQTADLFTGEIWLARHAQELGLIDGIAHLKPKMQERFGDKVKFRRYGVRKPIWSRFGASLAQDAIAGLEERAAYARFGL, from the coding sequence ATGAAACTCAGCCTACCGTTTGTCAAAAAGCACCCCTGTGTGGCCGTTGTTCGCCTGTCCGGCGCCATTGGTATGGCCGGTCGCGGTTCCCTCAACGACACCTCTCTGGCCCCGGTTCTTGAGAAGGCGTTTCGCAAAGGAAAGCCTGTAGCTGTCGCGCTCGAGATCAACTCTCCGGGCGGGTCGCCTGTGCAAAGCTCTTTGATTGGCGCACGTATCCGGCGATTGTCGGAAGAGCTGGACGTGCCCGTGATCGGGTTTGTTGAAGACGTTGCGGCGTCAGGCGGCTATTGGCTGGCGGCTGCTGCGGATGAAATCTGGGCCGACGACAGTTCGGTTCTCGGGTCGATCGGAGTTATTTCGGCCGGGTTCGGCGCGCATGTCTTTTTGGCGCGGCAGGGATTTGAACGGCGTGTCCATACAGCTGGCAAGTCGAAATCGATGCTGGATCCCTTCTCGCCGGAAAAGAAAGAGGATGTGGCGCGCCTGCAAGGGCTGTTGGGCGACATCCACGAAAACTTCACAGCGCATGTCAAAGCCCGCCGAGGCAACAAGCTGGATCAAACCGCCGATCTGTTTACGGGTGAAATCTGGCTGGCGCGTCATGCGCAGGAGCTGGGTTTGATCGACGGCATCGCCCATCTGAAACCCAAGATGCAGGAACGCTTTGGCGACAAGGTCAAGTTCCGCCGGTATGGCGTGCGCAAACCGATCTGGTCGCGTTTCGGGGCCAGCCTGGCACAGGATGCCATTGCCGGATTAGAGGAGCGGGCGGCCTACGCGCGTTTCGGTTTGTGA